In Nitrobacteraceae bacterium AZCC 1564, the following proteins share a genomic window:
- a CDS encoding hypothetical protein (product_source=Hypo-rule applied; superfamily=50969; transmembrane_helix_parts=Inside_1_24,TMhelix_25_47,Outside_48_110) yields the protein MTETVAPDPTPEQAALIARVRRMMLIAGLTTAVGVGALLFVIGYRLFKTEGSVSTVDITATLPKGARIVSTAAAGERLAVTIDIGGMTEIRTFDAKTLKPAGRLKFANEP from the coding sequence ATGACTGAAACTGTTGCGCCCGATCCGACCCCTGAGCAAGCTGCCCTGATCGCGCGGGTGCGCCGGATGATGCTGATTGCCGGCCTGACCACCGCGGTCGGCGTCGGCGCGCTGCTGTTCGTCATCGGCTACCGTCTTTTCAAGACTGAGGGAAGTGTCTCGACGGTCGACATCACCGCCACCCTGCCCAAGGGCGCGCGCATCGTCTCAACGGCAGCGGCGGGCGAGAGGCTGGCGGTGACGATTGATATCGGCGGCATGACTGAAATCCGCACTTTTGATGCCAAGACGCTGAAGCCGGCTGGCCGCCTCAAATTTGCGAACGAGCCATAA
- a CDS encoding 23S rRNA pseudouridine1911/1915/1917 synthase (product_source=KO:K06180; cath_funfam=3.10.290.10,3.30.2350.10; cog=COG0564; ko=KO:K06180; pfam=PF00849,PF01479; smart=SM00363; superfamily=55120,55174; tigrfam=TIGR00005), protein MQDSFENETNRHEVTVGGHEGSRRLDRVLAVHSPDLSRSRLKALILAGQVSIGANPVRDPAYHVNAGDTITIDVPPAVAAEPEGEDIPLDIVFEDDDLIVINKPKGLVVHPAAGHESGTLVNALIAHCGASLSGIGGVKRPGIVHRLDKDTTGLMVVAKNDRAHQSLSAQFADHGRTGEMRRGYMAFAWGSPGRQRGTIDQPIDRHPYNREKMAVRQGGREAVTHWEILETFTGKDSKPVASLLACQLETGRTHQIRVHLAHLGHPLLGDDVYGAGFKTKSHQLGPQSQATLSSLGRQALHAYLLVLEHPTTGEILHWEAPLPEDLVLLEAALRSTS, encoded by the coding sequence ATGCAAGACTCTTTTGAAAACGAGACGAACCGCCATGAAGTGACGGTGGGGGGCCATGAGGGATCCCGGCGGTTGGATCGCGTGCTGGCCGTGCACAGCCCGGACCTGTCCCGCTCGCGCCTGAAGGCGCTGATTCTCGCCGGACAGGTGAGCATCGGGGCCAACCCGGTGCGGGACCCCGCTTATCACGTCAATGCCGGGGATACGATCACAATCGACGTGCCTCCTGCCGTGGCCGCCGAGCCTGAGGGCGAGGATATCCCGCTCGACATCGTCTTTGAGGACGACGACCTCATCGTCATCAACAAGCCGAAGGGGCTGGTGGTCCATCCCGCCGCGGGACATGAAAGCGGAACGCTGGTGAACGCGCTGATAGCCCATTGTGGGGCCAGCCTTTCAGGCATCGGCGGCGTCAAGCGGCCCGGCATCGTGCATCGCCTGGATAAGGACACCACCGGCCTGATGGTGGTCGCCAAGAACGACCGGGCCCATCAGTCGCTGTCGGCGCAGTTCGCGGACCACGGCCGGACCGGTGAGATGCGTCGCGGCTATATGGCATTTGCGTGGGGATCGCCCGGCCGGCAGCGCGGCACGATCGACCAGCCTATCGACCGCCACCCCTACAATCGTGAAAAAATGGCGGTCCGCCAGGGCGGCCGCGAGGCCGTCACCCATTGGGAGATCTTGGAGACTTTCACAGGGAAGGACAGCAAGCCGGTGGCGTCCCTGCTCGCCTGCCAGTTGGAGACCGGCCGCACCCACCAGATCCGGGTTCACCTCGCCCACCTTGGCCATCCTCTGCTGGGCGACGATGTTTATGGCGCGGGATTCAAGACCAAATCCCATCAACTCGGCCCGCAAAGTCAGGCGACGCTCAGCTCGTTGGGCCGGCAAGCGCTCCATGCATATTTGCTGGTCTTGGAACATCCGACGACGGGAGAAATTCTTCATTGGGAAGCGCCGTTGCCGGAGGATTTGGTTCTTCTTGAGGCCGCGCTCCGTAGCACAAGCTAA